One stretch of Dokdonia sp. Hel_I_53 DNA includes these proteins:
- a CDS encoding CHAT domain-containing protein produces MCKDFNSYFKNSNQILNNPKGYSKIASNLYRFLKVPKTTKLIISPESILNFIPFSALLTSNDESVQLRKKPYLIKESKVTYIQSTHLYLTEDNHLKRDLSVLGIFPVFENTDRALTHSIKEANKIDTHTNLTTLMNSQATRAAFLLEAEKFDILHLSTHANSGNFSIPASLSFYDQDITVSHIYGEQWSPDLVVLSACETGVGKLIYGEGSQSLARAFHYAGAKNILFSQWKVNDLSTSVLMGDYYKNLIKTKSRDISLQKAQLSYLSNTSISDSRMSPYYWASFVYYGTTDTPKHLENNWWLWGAIFIILFLLFIIIKKYAFTSRVSSI; encoded by the coding sequence ATGTGCAAGGATTTTAATTCATACTTCAAGAATTCAAATCAAATTTTAAATAATCCAAAAGGGTACTCAAAAATAGCATCAAACCTATATCGTTTTTTAAAAGTTCCAAAAACCACAAAGCTTATTATAAGTCCAGAAAGTATTTTAAACTTTATTCCTTTTTCCGCACTCCTTACTTCTAATGATGAGTCTGTGCAGTTAAGAAAAAAACCTTACTTAATCAAAGAGTCTAAAGTCACTTATATACAATCTACCCATTTGTATCTAACGGAAGATAACCACCTAAAAAGAGATTTATCTGTATTAGGCATTTTCCCAGTATTTGAAAATACAGACAGAGCACTAACTCACTCTATAAAAGAAGCCAATAAAATTGATACGCACACAAACCTTACAACTCTCATGAATAGTCAGGCTACAAGAGCCGCATTTTTGCTGGAAGCTGAAAAATTTGATATCCTCCACTTATCTACGCATGCAAATTCAGGAAATTTTAGCATCCCAGCGTCACTTTCGTTTTATGATCAAGACATCACTGTCAGTCACATTTACGGAGAACAATGGTCACCAGACCTTGTGGTGCTTAGTGCATGTGAGACAGGTGTAGGAAAACTAATTTATGGAGAAGGCAGCCAGAGTTTAGCTCGAGCGTTTCACTATGCTGGAGCTAAGAATATTTTATTCTCGCAATGGAAAGTAAATGACCTTTCTACTTCAGTACTGATGGGAGATTATTACAAAAACCTAATTAAAACAAAATCACGAGATATAAGCTTACAAAAAGCACAACTATCATACCTCTCAAACACATCTATTAGTGACTCTCGTATGTCTCCATATTACTGGGCAAGTTTTGTGTATTATGGAACCACAGATACACCAAAACATTTAGAAAATAATTGGTGGCTATGGGGTGCTATTTTTATTATACTATTTTTACTTTTTATTATAATAAAAAAATATGCCTTCACTTCGCGAGTTTCTTCTATCTAA
- a CDS encoding retropepsin-like aspartic protease, producing MPSLREFLLSKDYCRIRLFPTVTNHLEMKAKINGVEGSFILDTGASSSCIDFSYAEKFNLRSEDSEVLAAGAGATDMITKLSRKNSIQIQKWKYHRLDIVLFDLTHVNTALENHNVAQVHGILGADLLNQGKGIIDYQYNCLYLK from the coding sequence ATGCCTTCACTTCGCGAGTTTCTTCTATCTAAAGATTATTGCCGTATTAGACTTTTTCCTACAGTCACAAATCATTTAGAGATGAAGGCAAAAATAAATGGTGTTGAAGGTTCCTTTATTTTAGATACTGGTGCTTCTAGTTCTTGTATTGATTTTAGTTATGCAGAGAAATTTAATCTGCGTTCTGAAGATAGTGAAGTCCTTGCTGCTGGAGCTGGAGCTACAGATATGATCACTAAGCTTTCGCGAAAAAATAGTATCCAAATACAAAAATGGAAATATCATAGACTAGACATTGTCCTCTTTGATCTCACACATGTAAATACAGCCCTAGAAAATCATAATGTAGCACAGGTACATGGTATCTTAGGAGCAGACTTACTTAATCAAGGTAAAGGTATTATTGATTATCAATACAACTGCTTGTATCTTAAATAA
- a CDS encoding M12 family metallopeptidase — MKYFQILATTLLSTVLLTSCSDDFTEVTTEPVEIEVSNDITGAEEAFPGQTGRIESMYDGLNQIKLTSINDTYVFEGDILFKKDQLKHDLGDSQQRSTGRTSGRWANNTVYYAIDPALPNQTRVYDAIANWEANTSVRFVQRTSENDYVYFTPGGGCSSYVGRIGGRQEISLASGCTTGSTIHEIGHAVGLWHEQSRVDRDEYITINFDNIQAGVEYNFLTYVAQGQDGTEFTDALDFNSVMLYSSYAFSGNGQPTITKLDGSTYSTNRSGLSSGDIAGINQMYPGDGGNGGDGGSSDVCDGIAAYNGSISYNIGDRVTYQGGAYERVSGGWNYLGECTVTEPADICEGVAPYQGGVSYSVGDLVTYQGYLYERRTYNWSRIGQCG, encoded by the coding sequence ATGAAATATTTTCAAATTCTAGCAACAACCCTACTCTCTACTGTCTTACTAACTTCTTGTTCTGACGATTTCACTGAAGTGACTACAGAACCTGTCGAAATCGAAGTATCAAATGATATAACAGGCGCCGAAGAAGCTTTCCCTGGACAAACCGGGCGTATAGAATCCATGTATGATGGACTTAACCAAATAAAACTAACAAGTATAAATGACACCTACGTTTTTGAAGGTGATATCTTATTTAAAAAAGACCAGCTTAAACACGATTTAGGTGACTCACAACAACGTAGTACAGGGCGCACAAGTGGCCGATGGGCAAATAATACAGTGTATTATGCTATTGACCCTGCATTACCTAATCAAACAAGAGTGTATGATGCTATAGCAAATTGGGAAGCAAATACGTCCGTACGATTTGTGCAACGTACATCAGAAAACGACTATGTATATTTTACTCCTGGAGGAGGTTGTTCCTCTTACGTAGGCCGCATAGGCGGACGTCAAGAAATATCTCTTGCTAGTGGTTGTACAACAGGAAGCACTATCCATGAGATAGGACATGCTGTAGGTTTGTGGCATGAGCAAAGTCGCGTTGATCGTGATGAGTATATCACAATAAATTTTGACAATATACAAGCTGGTGTTGAGTATAATTTCTTAACCTACGTAGCTCAAGGACAAGATGGTACAGAGTTTACAGACGCATTAGACTTTAACTCTGTAATGCTATATAGCTCGTATGCTTTTAGTGGAAATGGTCAGCCTACGATTACAAAACTTGACGGATCTACATATAGCACTAACCGTAGCGGACTTTCATCTGGAGATATTGCTGGTATTAATCAGATGTATCCTGGAGATGGAGGAAACGGTGGCGATGGTGGCAGCTCAGATGTGTGTGATGGAATCGCAGCATACAACGGCAGCATAAGTTATAACATTGGAGATCGCGTTACTTATCAAGGCGGAGCTTACGAAAGAGTCTCTGGAGGATGGAATTATCTAGGAGAATGTACCGTCACAGAACCTGCAGATATTTGTGAGGGAGTTGCTCCATATCAAGGTGGTGTCTCTTACAGCGTAGGTGATCTTGTTACTTACCAAGGCTACCTGTATGAACGTAGAACTTATAACTGGTCGCGTATAGGTCAGTGCGGATAA
- a CDS encoding GH3 auxin-responsive promoter family protein, with amino-acid sequence MAILGTLIKSAIDLKDSLTSDANPIEEQQNVLKNLLDTAKDTAFGKYYGFTQLLEEEDLNSAFAKAIPYHDYTQMNEKWWERIKEGVEDITWPGKPNYFALSSGTTGKKSKRIPVTDDMVAAIRSTSLAQVSALAHYDLPADFFDKEVMALGSSTDLSEHDEFLEGEISGITASNIPFWFKGFYKPGEDIAKIDNWDERVKTIAERAKTWDIGALSGIPSWMELMLKEVIAYHKVDTIHDIWPNLEVFTSGGVAFQPYEKSFRQLLNRDITIIDTYLASEGFMAYQSRPETTAMKLSTDAGIYFEFVPFKPEYINDDGSLSQDAPALSLKDVKKDVDYVLIISTVSGTWRYLIGDTIAFTDVDRAEIKITGRTKFFLNVVGSQLSVNKMEDALRDLEKSFDIEIPEFTLSAKKIDGEFYHCWYLGTTTSVSENELAEALDKSLKEANKNYGVARGKSLKGVKVTVINPEVFHEWSGANKKKGGQVKMEKVMGEEKFAEFEDFVKKQL; translated from the coding sequence ATGGCCATTCTAGGTACCCTTATAAAAAGCGCAATTGACTTAAAGGACTCACTCACAAGTGATGCAAATCCTATTGAAGAGCAACAAAATGTTCTAAAAAATCTTCTTGATACCGCAAAAGATACCGCATTCGGTAAGTATTACGGATTTACTCAACTACTAGAAGAAGAGGATTTGAATTCCGCTTTCGCGAAAGCGATTCCCTATCACGACTATACTCAAATGAATGAAAAATGGTGGGAACGTATTAAAGAGGGAGTAGAGGATATTACATGGCCAGGAAAACCAAATTACTTTGCGTTAAGCAGTGGTACAACTGGTAAGAAAAGTAAAAGAATACCAGTAACAGATGATATGGTTGCAGCTATTAGAAGTACGAGCCTTGCACAAGTATCTGCACTAGCTCATTATGACCTACCAGCAGACTTTTTTGACAAAGAGGTAATGGCGCTAGGAAGCTCTACAGATCTAAGTGAGCACGATGAGTTTCTAGAAGGTGAGATAAGTGGTATTACAGCAAGTAACATTCCCTTTTGGTTTAAGGGCTTTTACAAACCTGGAGAAGATATCGCAAAAATTGACAACTGGGATGAACGGGTAAAAACAATAGCAGAGCGTGCAAAAACTTGGGATATAGGAGCTTTAAGTGGCATTCCTTCATGGATGGAGCTTATGCTTAAGGAAGTAATAGCATACCACAAAGTTGATACTATACATGATATCTGGCCCAATCTTGAAGTATTTACAAGTGGAGGTGTAGCATTTCAACCTTATGAAAAGAGTTTTAGACAATTACTTAATCGTGACATCACGATTATAGATACTTACCTAGCTTCAGAAGGTTTCATGGCGTACCAAAGCAGACCAGAAACAACTGCAATGAAACTTTCTACAGATGCAGGTATTTATTTTGAGTTTGTACCTTTTAAGCCAGAATACATTAACGATGATGGGTCATTATCTCAAGATGCTCCTGCATTATCACTTAAGGATGTAAAAAAAGACGTTGATTATGTACTTATTATAAGTACAGTCTCTGGAACCTGGAGATATCTCATAGGTGATACGATTGCTTTTACTGATGTAGACCGCGCTGAAATTAAAATAACTGGACGTACAAAATTCTTTTTAAATGTTGTTGGGTCACAACTCTCTGTAAATAAAATGGAGGATGCCTTGAGAGATTTAGAAAAATCATTTGATATTGAGATTCCTGAATTCACACTAAGTGCAAAAAAGATTGATGGAGAATTTTATCACTGCTGGTATCTAGGAACGACTACTTCTGTAAGTGAAAATGAACTTGCAGAGGCTTTAGACAAGTCTTTGAAAGAAGCAAATAAAAATTATGGCGTGGCTAGAGGGAAATCTTTAAAAGGTGTCAAAGTAACAGTTATCAATCCTGAGGTATTTCACGAATGGAGCGGGGCCAATAAGAAAAAAGGAGGGCAAGTTAAAATGGAGAAAGTCATGGGAGAAGAAAAATTTGCCGAATTCGAAGATTTTGTAAAAAAGCAATTATAA